From a single Ooceraea biroi isolate clonal line C1 chromosome 12, Obir_v5.4, whole genome shotgun sequence genomic region:
- the LOC105276579 gene encoding GTPase-activating protein CdGAPr, with protein MKRPQKMPGSSTQDRPRAHRLTDIEPQGSACNRADDFSTPVSSGSNMGSIARFPKLDECAHFHYEHVELGTLEVSMNEDSNDSESYAVRITSGDACWTLQRSYDNFVMFDKQLHRCIFDRKFSSLMKLPDIQPKNARDVLKDYLNRFSQLNHEGLNCGPVLNWLQLDNRGRRILVPESDSCPINTPAVAAAYAVRPYTAQAQDEISFQVGDMISVIDMPPSGESTWWRGKHGFAVGFFPAECVAVIGDKVPRHLTVSTTVRSRLPVKPVLRKHGKLIAFFRSFILNRPSRRRLKQSGILRERVFGCDLGEHLLNSGQDVPIVLTCCAEFIEKHGLVDGIYRLSGVTSNIQKLRNAFDEDRVPALHSDESILQDIHSVASLLKMYFRELPNPLCTYQLYSTFVNAVQASSDAERLRRMRDAVRKLPPPHYRTLEYLMRHLVRVAARGTETGMTPRNVAIVWAPNLLRCKELEVGGVAALQGVGVQAVVTEFLVCYAELIFGDGPVGRPKSLAITTSARLLTLEEARNRSLRGEPDYIEVGAGPAGLPLRYHTVIELPRKRNGSKRSPSLNWRAIFGRGAIGKARQIGTPPQAETVPSSLNSLRRLRPVKSADSLDGEDSLGPLLGGPPPTRTCGHSRSVSHDSYFDHLADAPNVSSPLDLSEIQLNFDLEEREMRMLSEEEGGGVASVEASPRRQRTEASQCTATSGGSKRKRSRLEERLQCDVELRFIDSQSPDQVMVATSADIHSVDTPSPLPTPGYLPLLSEASTPLTPAVLQGASPSPMSANSPRISFRSFTLPLEIGDERDRSSSANKLKETSVSSSEKSSDPNHRLSINLVEPDRKLESCERIRSYDAELRGKTAITSLAGTANSSTTRSTLVASIFDTEMTPCNRLSSSCGEIGTGGVAASRKVATDRLSSQSVKISSESYDKKGDAGDVKGRCDKSTTDSIPNDVIAAVELPRLPSSNATDLDSPMSCEQTLQELRESGFVICDSSDMKVFSNAENQRATSNANDAGEWVIIGDTTGSLATPISESTSPNDSFLDSGANPVTSENVSGASLERTLISTADTFRMGVDNSVTENRILAQESEEMVFDLTDTKEYVNREETNPQTSFSLMNKGNLVNDDSRSRLHDRENGNRYSCDATDVNLSEESNVRDQRQVRACYIEVDNANVFGTNQNEAREEREMFRETETFENYHHLSRDTGARQQGASRPLQITNHPRFAGKSAEDQETTNVPMKQDSCDNDRSSGLSKKCQSFVFGNNSQKQQVNAQQRKCASKRGDESQKCVNLQTAQIRGNIDVRIPSENAAEPCEVAHAPEGASELMERTLAVASDAFANAPVQSTVDDAVVLRDTAAILQELALQRLSGGAVGDAAASARRKYEGETIRDRRNFDSEIGREIVRERKLRQELDCVRSKSDEASQHLPPCLRARHARATRAALSRSLDEAKFNRMTGEMPSLSIKQASDDAQHCSTPNVGGSSSSASEKIQLKTLGGLDLGDPQCRERIEKYKEERRTFLRDKYRSESFRGISSKTEDDGEQALLTRLKQRASRPSLH; from the exons ATGAAACGGCCGCAAAAGATGCCGGGTTCATCGACGCAAGACAGACCCCGTGCTCATCGGCTTACGGACATCGAGCCTCAG gGCTCAGCATGTAATCGGGCAGACGATTTCAGCACACCTGTTAGTTCCGGTAGCAACATGGGTAGTATCGCGCGCTTTCCGAAACTCGATGAGTGTGCTCATTTTCACTACGAGCACGTTGAACTGGGTACTCTAGAG GTATCAATGAACGAAGATTCCAACGATTCGGAGAGCTACGCAGTTCGCATAACGTCCGGAGACGCGTGCTGGACACTGCAGAGATCCTACGACAACTTCGTCATGTTCGACAAGCAGTTGCATCGCTGTATATTCGATCGAAAGTTCTCCTCCCTGATGAAACTTCCAGACATTCAGCCGAAAAACGCTCGTGACGTACTGAAGGATTATCTGAACCGATTCTCGCAATTAAATCACGAGGGTTTAAACTGCGGCCCGGTGCTGAATTGGTTGCAACTCGATAACAGAGGTAGAAGGATTTTGGTCCCGGAATCGGATTCCTGCCCGATAAACACCCCAGCCGTTGCCGCGGCGTATGCAGTGAGGCCTTACACCGCGCAGGCGCAAGATGAGATCTCCTTTCAG GTAGGCGACATGATATCCGTCATAGACATGCCCCCTTCGGGCGAAAGCACGTGGTGGCGTGGAAAGCACGGATTCGCAGTTGGCTTCTTCCCGGCGGAATGCGTCGCTGTGATTGGAGACAAAGTACCACGGCATCTGACGGTTTCGACAACAGTCAGGTCGAGATTGCCGGTGAAACCCGTGCTCCGGAAGCACGGCAAGCTAATAGCCTTCTTTAGGTCTTTCATACTGAACCGGCCGTCTAGGAGGAGACTGAAGCAGTCGGGCATACTGCGGGAGCGCGTGTTCGGTTGCGACTTGGGAGAACACCTGCTGAACTCGGGTCAAGATG TACCCATAGTCCTGACGTGTTGCGCGGAATTTATCGAAAAACATGGTCTAGTCGACGGTATATATCGCCTTAGCGGCGTGACATCCAACATCCAGAAATTACGAAACGCCTTTGACGAGGATCGAGTACCAGCGTTGCATTCCGATGAGAGTATCCTGCAGGACATTCACTCCGTGGCGTCTTTACTGAAGATGTACTTTAGGGAATTGCCGAATCCGTTGTGCACGTATCAGCTTTACTCCACCTTCGTCAATGCGGTTCAAGCCAGCAGCGACGCCGAGAGATTGAGACGCATGAGAGACGCAGTTAGAAAGCTACCACCGCCTCATTACAG GACACTGGAGTACCTGATGCGTCACCTAGTAAGGGTAGCTGCACGTGGCACGGAAACTGGCATGACTCCGCGGAACGTAGCCATAGTTTGGGCCCCAAATCTCTTGAGATGTAAGGAACTGGAAGTAGGCGGTGTGGCAGCTCTTCAGGGTGTCGGCGTGCAAGCGGTTGTGACGGAATTTTTGGTCTGTTATGCGGAACTTATATTTGGGGACGGTCCTGTTGGTAGACCGAAGTCTCTGGCGATTACCACGTCTGCGCGACTGCTCACCTTGGAGGAGGCGCGCAACAGGAGCCTCAGAGGTGAACCCGATTACATAGAAGTAGGGGCTGGTCCGGCTGGTTTGCCGTTGCGTTATCACACGGTCATCGAGCTACCGCGCAAGAGAAACGGATCGAAGCGATCGCCCTCGCTGAACTGGCGGGCGATATTCGGCAGAGGCGCCATAGGGAAAGCGAGGCAGATCGGCACGCCACCTCAAGCGGAAACGGTGCCGAGTTCCTTGAATTCCTTGCGGCGATTAAGACCTGTCAAAAGTGCCGACAGTCTGGACGGCGAGGATAGCTTGGGCCCCCTTTTGGGCGGCCCACCACCTACCAGAACTTGCGGTCACAGCCGGTCTGTCTCGCACGACTCGTACTTCGATCATCTAGCCGACGCGCCTAATGTATCCTCGCCGCTGGATCTCTCGGAGATACAATTGAATTTCGACCTGGAGGAGCGAGAGATGAGAATGCTCTCGGAAGAGGAGGGTGGCGGTGTGGCATCTGTGGAGGCGTCGCCGCGCCGACAGAGAACCGAGGCGAGTCAGTGCACCGCCACTAGCGGCGGTTCCAAGAGAAAACGGTCACGCTTAGAGGAGAGATTGCAGTGTGACGTCGAGTTGCGTTTCATAGACAGCCAAAGTCCTGATCAG GTAATGGTAGCAACGAGCGCGGACATTCACAGTGTCGACACACCATCTCCACTACCAACACCCGGCTACCTGCCGTTGCTGTCGGAAGCCTCAACGCCATTGACCCCGGCGGTGTTACAGGGTGCGTCTCCATCGCCAATGTCGGCCAACAGTCCCAGGATAAGTTTCCGAAGTTTCACTTTGCCACTCGAGATCGGTGACGAGCGTGATAGGAGCAGCAGCGCGAACAAGTTGAAGGAAACCAGCGTGTCGTCTTCCGAGAAGTCATCGGACCCTAATCATAGATTATCAATAAATCTAGTAGAGCCGGATAGGAAATTAGAGTCGTGCGAGAGGATTAGGAGTTACGACGCGGAGTTGCGTGGTAAAACTGCGATCACGTCGCTTGCCGGGACTGCAAATTCGTCTACCACTCGGTCTACTTTGGTCGCTTCAATTTTCGACACGGAGATGACGCCGTGTAACAGGTTGTCGTCTTCGTGCGGGGAGATTGGAACCGGCGGAGTTGCCGCGTCTCGCAAGGTCGCGACGGACAGACTAAGTTCGCAGTCGGTGAAGATCTCGTCCGAATCGTACGATAAAAAGGGAGATGCGGGCGACGTGAAAGGGAGGTGCGATAAATCTACCACCGATTCGATACCGAACGACGTGATCGCCGCGGTCGAGCTGCCGAGGTTGCCGTCATCCAATGCGACTGATCTCGACTCGCCAATGTCGTGCGAGCAAACCCTGCAAGAACTGCGGGAGTCTGGATTCGTCATTTGTGATAGCTCGGACATGAAGGTGTTCAGCAATGCGGAAAATCAGCGCGCGACCAGCAACGCCAACGACGCCGGTGAATGGGTAATTATCGGGGATACGACCGGTTCACTCGCAACGCCGATTAGCGAATCGACCAGTCCTAACGATTCCTTCTTGGACAGCGGCGCGAATCCAGTGACGTCGGAGAACGTGTCCGGAGCGTCGTTAGAGCGTACGCTGATCTCGACCGCGGATACGTTTCGCATGGGAGTTGATAACAGCGTGACGGAAAACCGCATACTGGCACAGGAAAGCGAAGAGATGGTGTTCGACCTTACGGACACGAAGGAGTACGTGAACCGAGAGGAGACTAATCCGCAAACGAGTTTCAGTCTAATGAACAAAGGCAATCTCGTTAACGATGATTCCCGTTCTCGTCTGCACGACCGCGAGAATGGCAATCGATACTCGTGCGACGCGACTGATGTTAATTTGAGCGAGGAGTCCAACGTGAGGGATCAGCGACAGGTTCGCGCGTGTTACATCGAGGTGGACAACGCGAATGTATTTGGCACGAATCAGAACGAGGCGCGTGAGGAGCGAGAGATGTTCAGAGAAACGGAGACCTTCGAGAACTATCACCATTTGTCGAGGGATACAGGCGCGCGGCAGCAAGGTGCGTCACGTCCTTTGCAAATCACGAACCACCCGAGATTCGCCGGTAAATCCGCGGAGGATCAAGAAACAACGAACGTACCCATGAAGCAAGACAGCTGCGACAATGACCGTTCAAGCGGACTGTCGAAGAAGTGCCAAAGTTTCGTATTCGGAAATAATTCTCAGAAACAGCAGGTCAATGCGCAGCAGCGTAAATGCGCTTCCAAACGCGGCGATGAGAGCCAGAAGTGCGTGAATTTACAAACCGCTCAAATACGGGGCAACATCGACGTGAGAATTCCGTCGGAGAACGCAGCGGAACCATGCGAGGTCGCGCACGCTCCGGAAGGAGCGTCCGAGCTGATGGAACGAACGCTAGCTGTGGCGTCAGACGCATTCGCGAACGCTCCTGTGCAGTCGACTGTTGACGACGCGGTGGTGCTGCGAGACACCGCGGCCATCCTGCAGGAGCTGGCTCTGCAGAGATTATCCGGAGGCGCTGTGGGAGATGCGGCCGCGTCCGCGAGGAGAAAGTACGAGGGCGAGACAATCAGGGATCGGAGGAACTTTGACTCGGAGATTGGCAGAGAGATCGTCCGGGAGAGGAAATTGAGGCAGGAATTGGACTGCGTGAGGAGCAAGAGCGACGAAGCGTCGCAACACTTGCCGCCTTGCTTGCGGGCGCGTCACGCGAGAGCGACTCGAGCGGCGCTGAGCCGATCTTTGGACGAGGCCAAGTTCAATCGGATGACGGGTGAAATGCCGTCGTTATCGATAAAACAAGCGTCCGACGACGCGCAGCACTGCTCCACGCCCAACGTCGGCGGCAGCAGCTCGAGCGCTTCCGAGAAGATTCAGTTGAAGACTCTCGGTGGCCTGGACTTGGGTGATCCGCAATGTCGAGAGAGAATCGAAAAGTACAAAGAGGAGAGGAGGAC